In the Agelaius phoeniceus isolate bAgePho1 chromosome 11, bAgePho1.hap1, whole genome shotgun sequence genome, one interval contains:
- the RRP9 gene encoding U3 small nucleolar RNA-interacting protein 2, with amino-acid sequence MAAAAGGRRAKAPRGAAARRRPRPAAPGADGRPRATAGRPADEEVSSDSETESPLLGRRRREAAEEEVEETPQEKKLRLAKQYLEELRQLEEERAEDEEELEPADLIGERLKEDVLEQRGRLQRLVAKDVQPPDPAKIRVLRGHQLPVTCLVISPDDRFIFSASKDGSLIKWEVDSGKRLCVVPGGKKGTEERHMGHASQVLCMAISSDGKYLATGDRNKLIMIWDAATCKRLHIFTGHRDAVSGLSFRKGTHQLYSASHDRCVKVWDVAENAYVETLFGHQDIITGLDSLSRECCVTAGGRDGTVRLWKIPEESQLVFSGHQGSIDCIQLINEEHMVSGADDGSLALWGLTKKKPLALARQAHGEQGTEGLQQPCWISAVAALRNSDLLATGSHSGSVKLWKCGEGFRKLEHLLDIPLVGFVNSLKFSAAGDFLVAGIGQEHRLGRWWRIKEAKNSICIIPLKQKTTASSPESPGSS; translated from the exons atggcggcggcggcgggcggcagGCGGGCCAAGGCCCcgcgcggggcggcggcgcgacGGCGGCCACGGCCGGCG GCACCGGGCGCCGATGGGAGACCGCGGGCGACGGCCGGCCGGCCCGCCGACGAGGAAGTGTCCAGCGACTCCGAGACAGAGAG CCCGTTGttggggcggcggcggcgagaGGCAgcggaggaggaggtggaggagacGCCGCAGGAGAAGAAGCTGCGCTTGGCCAAGCAGTACCTGGAGGAGCTCCGGCAGCTCG AGGAGGAGCGGgcggaggacgaggaggagctCGAGCCGGCGGATCTCATCGGCGAGCGCCTGAAGGAGGACGTG ctggagcagagaggcCGGCTGCAGCGCCTGGTCGCCAAAGAT gTACAGCCTCCAGATCCAGCCAAGATCCGTGTGCTGCGGGGACACCAGCTGCCCGTTACCTGCCTCGTCATCTCTCCTGATGACAGATTCATTTTTTCTGCTTCCAAGGATGGCTCCCTCATCAAAT GGGAGGTGGACAGTGGGAAGAGGCTGTGCGTGGTGCCCGGGGGGAAGAAGGGCACGGAGGAGCGGCACATGGGGCACGCGTCCCAGGTCCTTTGCATGGCCATTTCATCGGACGGCAAGTACCTG gctACAGGAGACAGGAACAAGCTGATCATGATCTGGGATGCAGCCACTTGCAAGCGCCTGCACATCTTCACGGGGCACCGCGACGCCGTCTCG gGCCTGTCCTTCCGAAAGGGCACACACCAGCTGTACAGCGCTTCCCACGACCGCTGCGTCAAGGTCTGGGACGTGGCTGAGAACGCATACGTGGAGACCCT GTTTGGACACCAGGACATCATCACAGGGCTGGACAGCCTGAGCCGGGAGTGCTGTGTGACAGCGGGGGGACGGGACGGCACCGTGCGGCTCTGGAAAATCCCTGAGGAGTCACAGCTCGTCTTCTCTGGGCACCA GGGCTCCATCGACTGTATCCAGCTCATCAACGAGGAGCACATGGTGTCTGGTGCAGATGATGG GTCTTTAGCCCTGTGGGGGCTGACGAAGAAGAAGCCGCTGGCGCTGGCTCGGCAGGCGCACGGTGAGCAGGGCACTGagggcctgcagcagccctgctggatCTCAGCCGTGGCTGCCCTGCGCAACAGTGACCTCCTGGCCACAG GGTCCCACAGCGGCAGCGTGAAGCTCTGGAAGTGTGGTGAAGGATTTCGGAAGCTGGAGCACCTCTTGGACATCCCCTTG GTGGGTTTTGTCAACAGCCTCAAGTTCTCAGCAGCTGGTGATTTCCTGGTGGCTGGCATCGGGCAGGAGCACCG GCTGGGACGGTGGTGGAGAATCAAAGAAGCCAAAAACAGTATCTGCATCATCCCCCTGAAGCAGAAGACCACAGCTTCCAGCCCTGAATCCCCTGGCAGCTCCTAG